In the Adlercreutzia equolifaciens DSM 19450 genome, one interval contains:
- a CDS encoding molybdopterin-dependent oxidoreductase, with protein sequence MSETTHPTGGLTRRGFLKTTGAAAAGLACAGAVGAAIGGGMLAPAKATAQGEERTAHLCHQFHCLTGCNLKCTIRDERITLIEPSDIVADKKHSTICLRGIGELSHIYAQDRLKVPLKRVGERGAGEFEQISWDEAIKTIADNLKEAQQKYGEGSVFIRKSTEAGIEFDFITQLLHADSGGNWGLDRGQANGLGPAFGPWSYLSNRSHWEFKDAATIIELSHNPLESAMVWSRPLMDAKEAGTYIVTIDPRFTGTAAKSDEWLPVRPGTDAALIQGMLKAVVDNEWYDEAFVLAHTSCPYLVDRDAGKSYRSAEVMAPNPAVVSAEPVGAPMVWDTVTGAPVLYDSANAIPALEGEWTVDGKHLITEFTLIKEWLDTLTLEWAAETSGIDQQTIVNLADRYANNGPAIIDIGLGGADKYTNADVLGHSTAMLVALTGQYGKKGAGYGSYCGLGANDPSATFNYWVLPEEYHYGDSPVSMYDMPYQENSIHAALTFGDAFTLEAGAANDMLEWVKSLDFFAIVDIYHSSAVDYADIVLPACTKFECEENVKQLRDSMGHVMLANGMVDPMFESKSDLQIERLLAAQWGLEDLLPESYEELARFMLDGAAELDPRMEGITYDALLEHGGVMALPETGDDYMPDGLAEGFLTPSTRIELYYEYLVDQGHELPVYEDANEAYESNPKKTQFPLYFTQGKSRYRIHAYYSANEWFQEDFGPSLNIAPEDAEARGIVTGDDVRVFNDRGSFVATALVNRSLQPGVLFMAETTYTRYYKEGFLQNVTNSARLERGYSMFFGPQIPYNDVLVEVEKA encoded by the coding sequence ATGTCCGAGACAACCCATCCCACGGGCGGACTCACTCGACGCGGTTTCTTGAAAACCACGGGTGCCGCAGCTGCGGGCCTTGCCTGCGCGGGCGCTGTGGGCGCGGCCATCGGCGGGGGCATGCTGGCACCCGCGAAGGCCACGGCCCAGGGGGAGGAGCGAACGGCGCACCTGTGCCATCAGTTCCATTGCCTGACCGGGTGCAACTTGAAGTGCACTATTCGCGACGAACGTATCACGCTGATCGAGCCGAGCGATATCGTAGCGGACAAGAAACATTCGACCATCTGCCTGCGTGGCATTGGCGAGCTGTCCCATATTTACGCGCAGGATCGGCTGAAGGTGCCGCTGAAGCGCGTTGGTGAGCGCGGCGCCGGCGAGTTCGAGCAGATCAGCTGGGACGAGGCCATTAAGACGATTGCCGACAACCTCAAGGAAGCCCAGCAGAAATACGGCGAAGGCTCGGTGTTCATCCGCAAGTCCACCGAGGCGGGCATCGAGTTCGACTTCATCACGCAGTTGCTGCATGCTGACTCGGGTGGCAACTGGGGCCTTGATCGCGGGCAGGCAAACGGCCTGGGGCCGGCTTTCGGTCCTTGGAGCTATCTATCGAACCGCTCCCACTGGGAGTTCAAAGACGCGGCCACCATCATCGAACTGAGCCACAACCCGCTGGAGAGCGCCATGGTTTGGTCGCGCCCCCTCATGGATGCCAAAGAGGCTGGAACCTATATCGTCACCATCGATCCGCGCTTTACGGGCACGGCGGCGAAGTCCGACGAGTGGCTGCCGGTGCGACCCGGCACGGATGCGGCCCTTATCCAGGGCATGCTTAAGGCCGTCGTGGACAACGAGTGGTACGACGAGGCCTTCGTGCTCGCTCACACCTCCTGCCCCTACCTGGTCGATCGCGACGCAGGCAAAAGCTACCGCAGCGCCGAGGTCATGGCGCCCAATCCCGCCGTGGTGAGCGCCGAGCCGGTGGGCGCTCCTATGGTGTGGGATACGGTGACCGGCGCTCCCGTTCTCTACGACAGCGCCAATGCGATTCCGGCGCTTGAAGGCGAGTGGACGGTGGACGGCAAGCACTTGATCACTGAGTTCACGCTCATAAAGGAATGGCTCGACACCCTCACCCTCGAATGGGCCGCCGAGACCTCGGGCATCGATCAGCAGACAATCGTGAATCTGGCCGACCGCTATGCCAACAACGGACCTGCCATCATCGACATCGGCCTGGGCGGCGCCGACAAGTACACCAACGCCGATGTGCTGGGGCATTCCACGGCCATGTTGGTGGCCCTGACCGGCCAGTACGGCAAGAAGGGCGCCGGCTATGGTTCCTATTGCGGCCTGGGCGCCAACGATCCGTCGGCGACGTTCAATTACTGGGTCCTTCCCGAGGAGTACCACTACGGAGACAGCCCCGTCTCTATGTACGACATGCCCTATCAGGAGAACAGCATCCATGCGGCCCTGACCTTCGGCGATGCCTTCACCTTGGAGGCGGGCGCGGCCAATGACATGTTGGAATGGGTGAAGAGCCTCGACTTCTTCGCTATCGTCGATATCTACCACTCCTCGGCGGTAGACTATGCTGACATCGTGCTGCCGGCCTGCACCAAATTCGAGTGCGAGGAAAACGTGAAGCAGCTGCGCGACAGCATGGGCCATGTGATGCTGGCCAACGGCATGGTGGATCCGATGTTCGAATCGAAGAGCGATCTGCAAATCGAGCGCCTGCTGGCCGCCCAGTGGGGCCTGGAAGACCTGCTTCCCGAATCCTACGAGGAACTTGCGCGTTTCATGCTCGACGGGGCTGCCGAGCTTGATCCCCGGATGGAGGGCATCACCTATGATGCGCTGTTGGAGCACGGCGGCGTGATGGCCCTGCCCGAGACGGGCGACGACTATATGCCCGACGGTCTGGCTGAAGGGTTCCTCACACCCTCCACGCGCATCGAGCTGTACTACGAGTATCTGGTCGACCAAGGCCACGAGCTGCCGGTGTACGAGGACGCGAACGAGGCCTACGAGAGCAATCCGAAGAAGACACAGTTCCCGCTCTATTTCACTCAGGGCAAGAGTCGCTATCGCATCCACGCCTACTATTCTGCCAATGAATGGTTCCAGGAAGATTTCGGCCCCAGCCTGAACATCGCTCCGGAAGATGCGGAGGCCCGCGGCATTGTGACGGGCGACGATGTCCGCGTATTCAACGACCGCGGCTCGTTCGTGGCCACGGCACTCGTCAACCGCTCGCTGCAGCCGGGCGTCCTGTTCATGGCCGAGACCACCTACACGCGTTACTACAAGGAAGGGTTCCTGCAGAACGTGACCAACTCCGCGCGTCTGGAGCGCGGGTACTCGATGTTCTTCGGTCCGCAGATCCCCTATAACGACGTGCTGGTGGAAGTAGAGAAGGCGTAG
- a CDS encoding 4Fe-4S dicluster domain-containing protein: MTRYGMAINKTRCIGCQTCVFACKMQNGVPKDLRWNRVVTEGGGVADDAQGEYPNLTRSYLPLACQHCENPACQRVCPTGATYKDELGRVEIDYDKCIGCRMCMAACPYNARSFNWDEPVHVPDFAYGDANVEGRVRGVAEKCTLCKERTDQGEEPRCVQCCPMDARIFGDLDDPDSEVSKVIRARGGRVLLEEQGTRPQVYYFE; encoded by the coding sequence ATGACGAGATACGGAATGGCCATCAACAAGACCCGTTGCATTGGCTGCCAGACCTGCGTCTTCGCATGCAAGATGCAGAACGGCGTTCCGAAGGACCTCCGATGGAACCGCGTTGTAACCGAAGGCGGAGGCGTAGCGGACGACGCCCAGGGGGAGTATCCCAATCTGACCCGGTCCTATCTGCCTTTGGCGTGCCAGCATTGCGAGAACCCGGCGTGCCAGCGCGTGTGCCCCACGGGCGCTACCTACAAGGACGAGCTCGGTCGCGTGGAGATCGACTACGATAAGTGCATCGGTTGTCGCATGTGCATGGCCGCCTGCCCCTACAACGCGCGCTCCTTCAACTGGGACGAGCCGGTTCATGTGCCGGATTTCGCCTACGGCGATGCTAACGTCGAAGGGCGCGTGCGAGGCGTGGCCGAGAAGTGCACCCTCTGCAAGGAGCGCACCGACCAAGGTGAGGAACCACGCTGCGTGCAGTGCTGCCCCATGGACGCCCGCATTTTCGGCGATTTGGACGATCCCGATTCCGAGGTGTCGAAGGTGATCCGCGCTCGAGGTGGTCGCGTCCTTTTGGAGGAACAGGGCACCCGTCCGCAAGTCTACTACTTTGAATAG
- the nrfD gene encoding NrfD/PsrC family molybdoenzyme membrane anchor subunit, protein MELLTKNKPLTAVLAVLAVVGIGAYIYQLVGGLAVTGMSNGVSWGLYITMFMFFVGLSAGGLIVASSASVFRIRRFKAVAMPAIILSTVCICLAGMFVLIDLGGVQRVWRIVTGPNPASPLVWDICVITLHLVINVLYLVNMRRGNDHAVSIISRFALPCAILVHSVTAWIFGLQIAKEGWYSAIMAPIFVASAMDSGLALLLCVLAALKKARLFDTSRELMASLAGLLATCIAVDAFFIFCEVLTMAYPGAAGAETLALMTSGPTSPFFWFEIAGGLVVPFLVLVFAKNRERTGLVVGASVLVIAGVLCKRLWLLFTSFIVPNVEGAPGVLSDGGWALLGSYAPTVPEVLIVLGVVSVGTLGFMALGSKLLVPATETERASARAAAPAEPDSDFEPLTA, encoded by the coding sequence ATGGAACTTCTGACCAAGAACAAGCCGCTCACGGCGGTGCTCGCGGTGCTGGCGGTGGTGGGCATCGGGGCCTATATCTACCAGCTGGTCGGCGGCCTGGCGGTGACGGGCATGTCCAACGGCGTGTCGTGGGGTCTCTACATCACCATGTTCATGTTCTTCGTGGGACTTTCCGCCGGCGGCCTTATCGTGGCCTCCTCGGCGAGCGTCTTCCGCATCAGGCGCTTCAAAGCCGTGGCCATGCCGGCGATTATCCTGTCGACGGTGTGCATCTGTCTGGCGGGCATGTTCGTTCTCATCGACCTGGGCGGCGTCCAGCGTGTCTGGCGCATTGTGACCGGCCCGAACCCCGCGTCGCCCCTGGTGTGGGACATCTGCGTCATCACTCTGCATCTGGTGATCAACGTGCTGTATTTGGTGAACATGCGCCGCGGCAACGATCATGCGGTGTCCATCATCTCGCGGTTTGCCCTGCCCTGCGCCATTCTGGTGCACTCGGTGACCGCTTGGATCTTCGGCCTGCAGATCGCCAAAGAGGGCTGGTACTCGGCCATCATGGCTCCCATCTTCGTGGCTTCGGCCATGGACTCGGGCCTGGCGCTGCTGCTGTGCGTGTTGGCCGCGCTTAAGAAGGCGCGTCTGTTCGACACCTCCCGCGAGCTTATGGCGTCGTTGGCTGGGCTTCTGGCCACCTGCATCGCTGTAGACGCGTTCTTCATCTTCTGCGAGGTACTGACCATGGCTTATCCCGGCGCTGCCGGTGCCGAGACGTTGGCGCTCATGACGAGCGGGCCTACGTCGCCGTTCTTCTGGTTCGAGATCGCTGGCGGCCTGGTTGTCCCGTTCCTCGTGCTGGTGTTCGCGAAGAACCGCGAGCGCACGGGGCTTGTGGTGGGGGCGAGCGTGCTCGTCATCGCCGGCGTGCTCTGCAAGCGCCTGTGGCTGCTGTTCACCTCGTTCATCGTGCCGAATGTGGAGGGCGCGCCGGGCGTTCTGTCCGACGGCGGCTGGGCACTTCTCGGTTCCTACGCACCGACGGTGCCCGAAGTGCTGATCGTGCTGGGCGTCGTGTCGGTGGGCACGCTGGGATTCATGGCGCTGGGTTCGAAATTGCTCGTGCCCGCGACCGAGACCGAGCGCGCGTCTGCTCGCGCTGCCGCGCCGGCCGAGCCCGACAGCGACTTCGAGCCGCTGACCGCATAA
- a CDS encoding nucleotidyltransferase domain-containing protein, whose protein sequence is MAEAARMAPQRIKVSSKRQITIPAKAYKDMGFTEYALIEQTDEGLLIKPLNVEDEGMSLDVLRRLIAEGYEGEALVERYAAVCPHVIKFEDARACTAVDGGDASEAKRLNEAANKDCVSHFGMAREVRETERAHVLEAVASECARFAAITKGYVFGSFARGDFAAESDVDVRLEYDGAAPFTLFEVSQFQKHLERACGRAVDVVTAKQIKNPNLAAAIEREKVLVYER, encoded by the coding sequence ATGGCGGAGGCGGCTCGCATGGCGCCGCAGCGGATCAAAGTGTCCAGCAAGCGGCAGATCACTATTCCGGCGAAAGCCTACAAGGATATGGGGTTCACCGAGTATGCTCTCATCGAGCAGACTGACGAGGGGTTGCTCATCAAGCCGCTGAACGTGGAGGACGAGGGAATGTCCCTTGACGTGCTGCGCCGGCTTATCGCCGAAGGCTACGAGGGTGAGGCGCTGGTCGAGCGCTACGCTGCCGTGTGCCCTCATGTGATTAAGTTCGAAGACGCACGGGCGTGCACGGCCGTGGACGGGGGCGACGCGAGCGAAGCTAAGCGGTTGAACGAGGCCGCGAATAAGGACTGCGTGTCCCATTTTGGCATGGCGCGCGAGGTCCGCGAGACCGAAAGGGCGCATGTGCTTGAAGCCGTCGCCTCCGAGTGTGCCCGTTTCGCCGCCATCACGAAGGGCTACGTGTTTGGCTCGTTCGCCCGCGGGGATTTCGCTGCCGAAAGCGACGTGGATGTTCGCCTCGAGTACGATGGGGCGGCCCCTTTCACCCTGTTCGAGGTGTCCCAGTTCCAAAAGCACCTCGAACGCGCCTGCGGGCGCGCCGTCGACGTGGTGACGGCCAAGCAGATAAAGAATCCCAACCTCGCCGCGGCCATAGAGCGGGAGAAGGTGCTGGTCTATGAGCGCTAA
- a CDS encoding HepT-like ribonuclease domain-containing protein, with the protein MSAKATDLARIQEMFDLITEAQGQIERLGITEERFKRPATDADRLFSEAIMNRVLRVTEEAGSLSDEALAHYEFERRAIKGVRNRLAHAYGDVDTDIVWDVVQGDFPKLLEGCQAYCDDLGLELESARR; encoded by the coding sequence ATGAGCGCTAAGGCCACTGATCTCGCCCGCATTCAGGAAATGTTCGATCTCATCACGGAGGCCCAAGGGCAAATTGAGCGTTTGGGCATCACCGAGGAGCGCTTCAAAAGGCCCGCTACTGATGCGGATCGGCTTTTCTCGGAGGCCATCATGAATCGGGTGCTCCGGGTGACTGAGGAAGCCGGTTCGCTCAGCGACGAAGCCCTTGCGCACTACGAATTCGAGCGCCGGGCTATCAAGGGCGTTCGCAATCGGCTTGCCCACGCCTATGGTGATGTAGACACCGATATTGTCTGGGATGTGGTGCAAGGGGACTTTCCCAAGTTGCTAGAAGGTTGTCAGGCGTACTGCGATGACTTGGGTCTGGAGCTGGAGTCTGCGCGACGCTAG
- a CDS encoding HdeD family acid-resistance protein, with product MEKFLNLVRSNNMVQAVLCIAFGLFLMIYPSITVQGIILLFGVALAVMGAAGLVSYFRQRSVRYRDSGTLMSAVFYVIIALIAFIFPKVIAGFFSVVLGVVLILLAIVNVVRAFGLRAFGSSIWIAVLATAVLVGIGGVLIVVNPWGASMTFVLVLGATFIVNGAVDLFIEWYTRDSEKKAGGISRR from the coding sequence ATGGAGAAGTTTCTGAACTTGGTGCGATCGAATAACATGGTGCAGGCGGTGCTTTGCATCGCATTCGGTCTGTTTCTGATGATCTATCCGTCCATTACCGTGCAGGGTATCATCTTGCTGTTCGGCGTGGCGCTCGCGGTCATGGGCGCGGCGGGGCTTGTGTCGTACTTCCGTCAGCGCAGTGTGCGCTACCGCGATTCGGGCACCCTTATGTCGGCGGTGTTCTACGTCATCATCGCGCTCATTGCGTTTATCTTTCCGAAAGTGATCGCCGGGTTCTTTTCGGTGGTGCTCGGCGTGGTGCTCATTTTGCTCGCTATCGTGAACGTGGTGCGCGCCTTCGGGCTGCGCGCTTTCGGCAGCAGCATCTGGATTGCCGTGCTGGCGACGGCGGTGCTGGTGGGTATCGGCGGTGTGCTTATCGTGGTGAACCCGTGGGGCGCCTCCATGACCTTCGTGCTCGTGCTGGGCGCGACGTTCATCGTCAACGGCGCGGTGGATCTGTTCATCGAGTGGTACACCCGCGATTCTGAGAAGAAGGCCGGCGGGATTTCGCGCCGGTAG
- a CDS encoding chorismate mutase: MSEENSNLAEIQKHREQIDEIDREIVALLNKRAGHSLVIRGLKPGAHLGLYDARREEEIFARVDSYNEGPLYNENLREIYATILKIMKETPSV; this comes from the coding sequence ATGTCTGAAGAGAACAGCAATCTTGCCGAGATTCAGAAGCATCGTGAGCAGATCGACGAAATCGACCGCGAGATCGTCGCGCTTCTGAACAAGCGCGCCGGTCATTCGCTGGTCATTCGCGGTCTGAAACCCGGTGCGCATCTGGGTCTGTACGACGCGCGCCGCGAGGAGGAAATCTTCGCGCGGGTGGATAGCTACAACGAGGGGCCGCTCTATAACGAGAACCTCCGGGAGATTTACGCTACCATCTTGAAGATCATGAAGGAGACGCCGTCCGTATGA
- the aroF gene encoding 3-deoxy-7-phosphoheptulonate synthase, which produces MSEVKIAPIPDLGQRTDEITIYAGPCSVESAEQFDEVAECVADLGLHWIRGGAFKPRTNPHSFQGLGEEALKIMKAAGDKYNLKTLTEVMDSAHCQLVSDYVDGLQVGARNFQNFSLLKKIGQVTADTHQMVLYKRGFAGTIAEWLAATDYITDCGNDNVVLCERGIRTFETATRFTLDIAAVPVIHKQSLYPVCIDVSHPAGQRDLVPALAKAAVAAGADSLMIEVHPNPPVALSDGPQQLTPAQFRELVAELRELAACLGKKIV; this is translated from the coding sequence ATGAGCGAAGTGAAGATTGCCCCCATCCCCGATCTCGGCCAGCGCACGGACGAGATCACCATTTACGCCGGGCCTTGCTCGGTGGAGTCCGCCGAGCAGTTCGACGAGGTGGCCGAGTGCGTGGCCGATTTGGGCTTGCACTGGATTCGCGGCGGCGCGTTTAAGCCGCGCACCAACCCGCATTCTTTCCAAGGTCTCGGCGAAGAGGCCCTGAAGATCATGAAGGCCGCCGGCGATAAGTACAACCTGAAGACGCTCACCGAGGTGATGGACTCGGCCCATTGCCAGCTCGTGAGCGATTATGTGGACGGCCTGCAGGTGGGCGCCCGCAACTTCCAGAACTTCAGCCTGCTGAAGAAAATCGGCCAGGTGACCGCCGATACGCATCAGATGGTGCTGTACAAGCGCGGTTTCGCCGGCACCATCGCCGAGTGGCTCGCCGCCACCGACTACATCACCGATTGCGGCAACGACAACGTGGTGCTCTGCGAGCGCGGTATCCGCACCTTCGAGACGGCCACGCGCTTCACGCTGGACATCGCCGCCGTGCCGGTCATCCACAAGCAGTCGCTGTACCCGGTGTGCATCGACGTGTCGCATCCGGCCGGCCAGCGCGATTTGGTGCCGGCTTTGGCGAAGGCCGCCGTGGCCGCCGGAGCCGACTCGCTCATGATCGAGGTGCACCCCAACCCGCCGGTGGCGCTTTCCGACGGCCCCCAGCAGCTGACGCCGGCCCAGTTCCGCGAACTGGTTGCCGAGCTGCGCGAGCTGGCGGCCTGCCTGGGCAAGAAGATCGTGTAA
- a CDS encoding DUF1269 domain-containing protein: MDNVVLVTFEDEGKAYEEFNRLKDNEATADFTILEMAVVKNVDGTIMVPDGFQDGYDETDNTAFGGVIGAVVGLLGGPVGVLLGAGIGLVAGMAMDDKDIDDDDSLMEYCASELTPGATALVMLAKEDDEDALDAQFDETCVIYRWDADEVNAEVERGEALRDSLAAETRKQLREARREARKARREARKDK, from the coding sequence ATGGATAACGTGGTTTTGGTCACCTTCGAAGATGAGGGGAAGGCCTACGAGGAGTTCAACCGCCTGAAGGACAACGAGGCGACGGCCGACTTCACCATTTTGGAGATGGCCGTGGTGAAGAACGTCGACGGAACCATCATGGTGCCCGACGGCTTCCAGGACGGCTACGACGAGACCGACAACACGGCCTTCGGTGGGGTCATCGGCGCCGTGGTCGGCCTGCTCGGCGGCCCGGTCGGCGTGCTTCTGGGCGCCGGCATCGGCCTTGTGGCCGGCATGGCGATGGACGACAAGGACATCGATGACGACGACTCCCTTATGGAATACTGCGCGAGCGAGCTTACCCCCGGCGCGACGGCGCTCGTGATGCTCGCCAAGGAAGACGACGAGGACGCCCTGGACGCCCAGTTCGATGAGACCTGCGTCATCTACCGCTGGGACGCCGATGAGGTAAATGCAGAAGTGGAGCGCGGGGAGGCCCTGCGCGACTCGTTGGCCGCCGAAACCCGCAAGCAGCTCCGCGAGGCCCGCAGGGAAGCGCGGAAAGCCCGTCGCGAAGCGCGCAAGGACAAGTAG
- a CDS encoding energy-coupling factor ABC transporter ATP-binding protein produces MIEFNEFSFRYREGVEPVVRDITLSIPDGCFVGITGAAGSGKSTLTYAINGIIPHCYPGDFYGSVTVEGLDTVDTSLTDLSRLVGSVCQDIDSQMVSTVVEDEILYGLENFAVPREEIPARVDEALDAMGIAGLRDRTIDSLSGGQKQKVAVASVLALHPKVLVLDEPTAELDPASSVTVFDLLSRYAREHGTTVVVVEQKIALLSDYADMLVIVDEGRIRFADTPDAVLAHSEELLALGVNVPRSTTLMNALSAQGLYAGSTVRNVAGAAAALKEVLA; encoded by the coding sequence ATGATCGAGTTCAATGAGTTCAGTTTTCGGTATCGGGAAGGGGTTGAGCCCGTGGTGCGTGACATCACGCTTTCCATTCCCGATGGCTGCTTCGTCGGCATCACCGGGGCGGCGGGCAGTGGGAAGTCCACGCTCACCTACGCTATCAATGGCATCATTCCGCACTGCTATCCGGGCGACTTCTACGGCTCGGTCACGGTGGAGGGTCTCGACACGGTGGACACCTCGCTCACCGACCTGTCGCGGCTGGTGGGCAGTGTGTGTCAGGACATCGACTCGCAGATGGTGTCCACGGTGGTGGAGGACGAGATTCTCTACGGCCTGGAGAACTTCGCGGTGCCACGTGAGGAGATTCCTGCGCGCGTGGACGAGGCGCTTGACGCCATGGGCATCGCTGGTTTGCGCGACCGCACCATCGACAGCCTGTCCGGCGGCCAGAAGCAGAAGGTGGCGGTGGCCTCGGTGCTGGCGCTGCACCCCAAAGTGCTCGTGCTGGACGAGCCTACCGCCGAGCTGGACCCGGCCTCGTCGGTGACGGTGTTCGATCTGCTTTCCCGCTACGCCCGGGAGCACGGCACCACGGTCGTCGTGGTGGAGCAGAAGATCGCGCTTCTGTCCGATTATGCCGATATGCTTGTCATCGTTGACGAGGGCCGCATCCGCTTCGCCGATACGCCGGACGCGGTGCTGGCCCACTCCGAGGAGCTGCTGGCGCTCGGTGTGAACGTGCCGCGCTCGACGACGCTTATGAACGCGCTTTCCGCCCAGGGTCTGTACGCCGGTTCCACGGTGCGCAACGTGGCCGGGGCCGCGGCGGCGCTGAAGGAGGTGCTCGCATGA
- a CDS encoding energy-coupling factor ABC transporter ATP-binding protein encodes MIEFKNVSASYDGELAVLADVSFTVNDGDFVAFVGTNGAGKSTTMRLANGLLKPTSGEVLIDGVPTTSLKTSELARRIGFLFQNPDRQICCNTVREELMFGFAALGEEGPEAEARVDAMIERFGFDADAEPYLLNRGTRQLLALASIIVLAPPTIILDEPTTGLDFRECVKVMDVVRELNENGTTVIMVCHDMEVVGDFARRVIAMTAGRVVADGPTFEVLRDGRVLKEAHILPPQVTEVSLILGREAACPAAVAEANTVAQMVTAVAQACDREVEDVEVEAID; translated from the coding sequence ATGATCGAGTTCAAGAACGTCTCGGCGTCCTACGACGGCGAGCTGGCGGTGCTCGCCGACGTGAGCTTCACGGTGAACGATGGCGACTTCGTGGCCTTTGTCGGCACCAACGGGGCGGGGAAGTCCACCACGATGCGCCTGGCCAACGGGCTTCTGAAGCCCACCTCCGGGGAAGTGCTCATCGATGGCGTGCCCACGACCTCTCTGAAGACGAGCGAGCTGGCCCGGCGCATCGGCTTCCTCTTTCAGAACCCCGATCGGCAGATCTGTTGCAACACCGTGCGCGAGGAGCTCATGTTCGGATTTGCGGCCCTCGGCGAGGAAGGGCCCGAAGCTGAGGCGCGGGTGGACGCCATGATCGAGCGCTTCGGCTTCGACGCGGATGCCGAGCCCTACCTGCTGAACCGCGGCACGCGGCAGCTGCTCGCCCTGGCCTCCATCATCGTGCTGGCGCCGCCCACCATCATTCTGGACGAGCCGACCACGGGCCTCGACTTCCGCGAGTGTGTGAAGGTGATGGACGTGGTGCGCGAGCTGAACGAGAACGGCACCACGGTCATTATGGTCTGCCACGACATGGAAGTGGTGGGAGACTTCGCTCGCCGCGTCATTGCCATGACGGCCGGGCGCGTGGTGGCCGACGGCCCCACCTTCGAGGTGCTGCGCGACGGGCGCGTGCTGAAGGAGGCGCACATCCTGCCGCCCCAGGTGACTGAGGTGTCGCTTATCCTCGGGCGCGAGGCGGCCTGTCCCGCGGCCGTGGCCGAGGCCAACACCGTGGCCCAAATGGTGACGGCGGTGGCCCAGGCATGCGATAGGGAGGTCGAAGACGTGGAAGTGGAGGCGATCGACTAA
- a CDS encoding energy-coupling factor transporter transmembrane component T family protein, with product MAKFLEYVPGESFLHRMNPCVKLVGAVLIAIACFVTSNLVFLLILLAAALVMAVSCGLGRETAGLCKAVFAFSLILAVVILLTTPHGALLVPLPWGYIGTGSLLAALTVIVRLMAAAIPLFLVFYVTKMNDLTNAAVKQLHVPYKYAFTFTSTVHFIPVFMNDMAGIMEAQTARGVEFDGSFAKKVRLMIPLCVPLLVSSVRKTNSAAIAAEVRGFNLRTRTSGYKDYPLHGEDFVALAVCLAVLAVAIALAVVG from the coding sequence ATGGCCAAGTTTCTGGAATACGTGCCGGGGGAGAGCTTCCTGCATCGCATGAACCCCTGTGTGAAGCTCGTCGGCGCGGTGCTCATCGCCATCGCCTGCTTCGTGACGAGCAACCTGGTGTTTCTACTGATCCTTCTGGCCGCCGCGCTCGTCATGGCCGTCTCGTGCGGGTTGGGCCGCGAGACGGCGGGGCTGTGCAAGGCGGTGTTCGCGTTCTCGCTCATTCTGGCCGTGGTCATCCTGCTCACGACGCCCCACGGCGCACTGCTTGTGCCGCTGCCCTGGGGCTACATCGGCACCGGCAGCCTGCTGGCGGCTCTCACGGTTATCGTGCGCCTCATGGCGGCGGCCATCCCCTTGTTCCTCGTGTTCTACGTCACGAAGATGAACGACCTGACGAACGCTGCCGTCAAGCAGCTGCACGTGCCCTACAAGTACGCGTTCACCTTCACGAGCACGGTGCACTTCATCCCCGTGTTCATGAACGACATGGCCGGCATCATGGAGGCCCAGACGGCCCGCGGCGTGGAATTCGACGGCTCCTTTGCGAAGAAGGTGCGGCTCATGATTCCGCTGTGCGTGCCGCTTCTGGTGAGCTCGGTGCGCAAGACGAACTCCGCCGCCATCGCCGCCGAAGTGCGCGGCTTCAACCTGCGCACGCGCACGAGCGGCTACAAGGACTACCCGCTGCACGGCGAG